The following proteins come from a genomic window of Iamia sp. SCSIO 61187:
- a CDS encoding DUF3152 domain-containing protein, whose product MRRPSRAEVLRRWSLAAALLLVVAVLAWGLVGRDDPEPEAATATTSTDAVAATTTTAVSSTAPPTTRSTGVFLPDTGPPGPVVGGGPLRTYRVEVEQGAGIPVEEFAGSVERILSDPRGWTSADGISLQRLPGPEAEMTVTLATPATVDLLCYPLRTDGDVSCAKEGRAIINVRRWIEGAAPSGLDLGRYREYLISHELGHVLGHHHEPCPGPGALAPVMLQQTLGIAPCAPNPWPAPDVQAG is encoded by the coding sequence ATGCGTCGCCCCTCTCGCGCCGAGGTGCTCCGTCGGTGGAGCCTGGCCGCCGCCCTCCTGCTGGTGGTGGCCGTGCTGGCCTGGGGCCTGGTGGGGCGCGACGACCCCGAGCCCGAGGCGGCAACGGCGACGACCTCGACCGACGCCGTCGCCGCGACCACGACGACGGCGGTGTCGTCGACGGCGCCGCCGACCACCCGGTCGACCGGGGTGTTCCTCCCCGACACCGGCCCGCCGGGGCCGGTGGTGGGCGGGGGCCCGCTGCGCACCTACCGGGTCGAGGTGGAGCAGGGCGCGGGCATCCCGGTCGAGGAGTTCGCCGGCTCGGTCGAGCGGATCCTGTCCGACCCGCGGGGCTGGACCTCGGCCGACGGCATCTCGCTCCAACGCCTGCCCGGTCCGGAGGCCGAGATGACCGTGACCCTGGCGACGCCGGCCACGGTCGACCTCCTCTGCTACCCGCTCCGGACCGACGGCGACGTCTCGTGCGCCAAGGAGGGTCGGGCCATCATCAACGTCCGGCGGTGGATCGAGGGGGCGGCCCCGTCGGGCCTGGACCTGGGCCGCTACCGGGAGTACCTCATCAGCCACGAGCTGGGCCACGTCCTCGGCCACCACCACGAGCCCTGCCCCGGGCCCGGGGCGCTGGCGCCGGTGATGCTCCAGCAGACCCTCGGGATCGCCCCCTGCGCGCCCAACCCCTGGCCCGCCCCCGACGTCCAGGCCGGCTGA
- a CDS encoding HNH endonuclease signature motif containing protein: MFEALATTIDDLDIPVDGDALEEALFLRDRLDAKISQAVGRFESTNEHDTADGCPTMATWLRVKGQMTAHDAHRMAKTAGRLERLPALQAAWLSGEVSGGHVAAVVANLNDRTTPLFQSDEDNLVRVLGELDVAGAVVAMKAWAAHAKEIVDDEPSGEPDPDRSAHLSPTLNGGRLDANLEPEAFHAAQAALRLVMGRRSDDDERTPAPRRHDGLAEIFNHFLDHQSDHKGGRHRPHVNITIGLEELTSGRGQGCFDDGTPITADAARRLACDANIHRVITRADGTVLDYGRSIRTIPAPLFQALCIRDKGCRFPGCDRPAHVTDGHHIAEWIAHRGPTNPRNLVLLCRYHHGVVHRPGWTIELMPDATVIITTPDGRKRRSQPVDRRALAA, from the coding sequence ATGTTCGAGGCGCTCGCCACAACCATCGATGACCTGGACATCCCGGTCGACGGCGACGCCCTCGAAGAGGCGCTGTTCCTGCGCGATCGTCTCGACGCCAAGATCTCCCAGGCGGTCGGCCGGTTCGAGTCCACCAACGAGCACGACACCGCCGACGGGTGCCCCACCATGGCCACCTGGCTGCGGGTCAAGGGGCAGATGACCGCCCATGACGCCCACCGGATGGCCAAGACCGCCGGCCGCCTCGAACGCCTCCCCGCCCTCCAGGCCGCGTGGCTGTCCGGCGAGGTGTCGGGTGGGCATGTCGCCGCCGTGGTGGCGAACCTCAACGACCGCACGACCCCGTTGTTCCAGTCGGATGAGGACAACCTCGTCCGCGTGTTGGGTGAGCTCGACGTCGCCGGGGCGGTGGTGGCCATGAAGGCCTGGGCCGCTCACGCCAAGGAGATCGTCGACGACGAGCCCTCCGGTGAACCCGACCCGGACCGGTCAGCGCACCTGTCGCCGACGCTCAACGGTGGGCGGTTGGATGCGAACCTCGAACCCGAGGCGTTCCACGCCGCCCAGGCCGCACTCCGTTTGGTGATGGGGCGCCGCTCCGACGACGACGAGCGGACACCCGCGCCGCGGCGTCACGACGGGCTGGCCGAGATCTTCAACCACTTCCTCGACCACCAGTCCGATCACAAGGGCGGACGCCACCGGCCCCACGTGAACATCACCATCGGACTCGAAGAGCTCACCTCAGGCCGGGGGCAGGGGTGCTTCGACGACGGGACCCCGATCACCGCCGACGCCGCCCGCCGGCTCGCGTGCGATGCGAACATCCACCGGGTCATCACCCGAGCCGATGGCACCGTCCTCGACTACGGGCGCAGCATACGGACCATCCCCGCCCCGTTGTTCCAGGCCCTGTGCATCCGGGACAAGGGGTGCCGGTTCCCGGGCTGTGACCGCCCCGCCCACGTCACCGACGGGCACCACATCGCCGAGTGGATCGCCCACCGAGGACCGACGAACCCACGCAACCTCGTGCTGCTGTGCCGGTACCACCACGGCGTCGTCCACCGCCCCGGATGGACCATCGAACTGATGCCCGACGCCACCGTCATCATCACCACCCCCGACGGACGGAAGCGACGATCCCAGCCCGTCGACCGACGGGCCCTCGCCGCCTGA
- a CDS encoding acyl-CoA dehydrogenase: MDLTLTDEQEMIRDGVARLLAKLSGPEQVRAAEAEGHDPALWDALVAMGIPAMTLPEAVGGGGSTLADLGVALEECGAALATVPLVEVAVAGRALASLGQEQRATAVAEGAIAVVSPRPGGTLVPGAGVATSALVLDGDSLVAADASREVGADPWSVPAAMSPVAAADVPADAWRVVLASGEEALAAHARIADEWRALTAAVLVGVAQRALDIGVAYATERTQFGVPIGSFQALQHQLADVATDLEGARLVARKALWALDGGEPEAAAYPAMAFALASRAAQRATAVSLHVHGGYGFMEEYDVQLYFRRAKTVRLLVGDPRDDLLHVADRCFGPVGAPLADVDSVVLGPLAPERRPERARRDGLEFRLPDEVETFRADARAFLAQNVTDAVIERAHTTGTIHDWGLHRAMAADGWISAGWPEEWGGQGRSPLEMNALTEEMYLSGAPVDGIGVANLVAHTLMHEGTDWQKGEIIPKVLAGEVLTCLGYSEPDAGSDVAACATRAVRDGDEWVVNGQKMFTTLAHESQYVFLLTRTNTEVAKHKGLTMFLVPMDTPGISVTPVHTMGGERTNITWYDDVRVDDRWRVGDVDGGWKVMMTALVFERNSAWYGEAVRLLAHGLRWARESGRIDEPSVRERLASAAMGNEVANLLGWKAAWLASTGALPGVEGTMAKLATTEHYQRAADDMIDMLGADGIRRRDETGGAGAPADGWIEATFRHCQVTTIYGGTSEVLRGIIAERGLGLPRGGR; encoded by the coding sequence GTGGACCTGACGCTGACCGACGAGCAGGAGATGATCCGGGACGGGGTGGCCAGGCTGCTGGCCAAGCTGTCCGGACCGGAGCAGGTCCGGGCGGCCGAGGCCGAGGGCCACGACCCCGCCCTCTGGGACGCCTTGGTCGCCATGGGCATCCCGGCCATGACCCTGCCCGAGGCCGTCGGCGGTGGGGGCTCGACCCTCGCCGACCTCGGCGTCGCCCTCGAGGAGTGCGGCGCCGCCCTCGCCACCGTGCCCCTCGTCGAGGTCGCCGTCGCCGGTCGGGCCCTCGCAAGCCTGGGCCAGGAGCAGCGGGCCACCGCCGTGGCCGAGGGCGCCATCGCCGTGGTGTCCCCCCGCCCCGGGGGCACGCTCGTCCCCGGCGCCGGCGTCGCCACCTCCGCCCTCGTCCTCGACGGCGACAGCCTGGTCGCCGCCGACGCCAGCCGCGAGGTCGGCGCCGACCCCTGGTCGGTGCCCGCGGCCATGAGCCCGGTGGCGGCGGCCGACGTCCCCGCCGACGCCTGGCGGGTCGTGCTGGCCAGCGGAGAGGAGGCCCTCGCCGCCCACGCCCGCATCGCCGACGAGTGGCGGGCCCTCACCGCCGCCGTGCTGGTCGGCGTGGCCCAGCGGGCCCTCGACATCGGGGTCGCCTACGCCACCGAGCGCACGCAGTTCGGCGTCCCCATCGGGTCGTTCCAGGCCCTCCAGCACCAGCTGGCCGACGTGGCCACCGATCTCGAGGGCGCCCGGCTCGTCGCCCGCAAGGCCCTGTGGGCCCTCGACGGCGGCGAACCCGAGGCCGCGGCCTACCCGGCGATGGCCTTCGCCCTCGCGTCCCGCGCTGCGCAGCGCGCCACCGCCGTCTCCCTGCACGTCCACGGCGGCTACGGGTTCATGGAGGAGTACGACGTCCAGCTGTACTTCCGCCGGGCCAAGACGGTGAGGTTGCTGGTGGGTGACCCGCGCGACGACCTCCTCCACGTGGCCGACCGCTGCTTCGGCCCCGTCGGGGCGCCCCTGGCCGACGTCGACTCGGTCGTCCTCGGGCCGCTGGCCCCGGAGCGCCGCCCCGAGCGCGCCCGCCGCGACGGCCTCGAGTTCCGCCTGCCCGACGAGGTGGAGACGTTCCGGGCCGACGCCCGGGCGTTCCTCGCCCAGAACGTCACCGACGCGGTGATCGAGCGGGCCCACACCACCGGCACGATCCACGACTGGGGGCTCCACCGGGCCATGGCCGCCGACGGCTGGATCTCCGCCGGCTGGCCCGAGGAGTGGGGCGGCCAGGGCCGCTCCCCCCTCGAGATGAACGCCCTCACCGAGGAGATGTACCTGTCGGGGGCGCCGGTCGACGGCATCGGCGTGGCCAACCTGGTCGCCCACACCCTGATGCACGAGGGGACCGACTGGCAGAAGGGCGAGATCATCCCCAAGGTGCTCGCCGGGGAGGTGCTGACCTGCCTCGGCTACAGCGAGCCCGACGCCGGCAGCGACGTCGCCGCCTGCGCCACCAGGGCGGTGCGCGACGGCGACGAGTGGGTCGTCAACGGGCAGAAGATGTTCACCACCCTGGCCCACGAGAGCCAGTACGTGTTCCTGCTCACCCGCACCAACACCGAGGTGGCCAAGCACAAGGGCCTCACCATGTTCCTGGTGCCGATGGACACCCCGGGCATCAGCGTCACCCCGGTCCACACCATGGGCGGCGAGCGGACCAACATCACCTGGTACGACGACGTGCGGGTGGACGATCGGTGGCGGGTGGGCGACGTCGACGGCGGGTGGAAGGTGATGATGACCGCCCTCGTCTTCGAGCGGAACTCGGCCTGGTACGGCGAGGCCGTCCGCCTGCTGGCCCACGGACTGCGCTGGGCGCGGGAGTCCGGCCGCATCGACGAGCCGTCGGTCCGCGAGCGCCTGGCGTCGGCCGCGATGGGCAACGAGGTGGCCAACCTCCTGGGGTGGAAGGCGGCGTGGCTGGCCTCCACCGGCGCCCTGCCCGGCGTCGAGGGCACCATGGCCAAGCTGGCCACGACCGAGCACTACCAGCGGGCCGCCGACGACATGATCGACATGCTGGGCGCCGACGGCATCCGCCGCCGCGACGAGACGGGCGGGGCCGGCGCCCCGGCCGACGGGTGGATCGAGGCCACCTTCCGCCACTGCCAGGTGACCACGATCTACGGCGGCACGTCCGAGGTCCTGCGCGGCATCATCGCCGAGCGGGGCCTGGGCCTCCCCCGCGGCGGCCGCTAG
- a CDS encoding AAA family ATPase, translating to MLVGRKYDLASVTALLDDVRSGQGRALALVGRPGVGKSVLLDAAAARADGITVVRATAVEAETDLAWAGLASLLEPLVDEGALAGLAAPRRAALERILLIEDDGGPVDLRAVAVATLDVLTAAAGAARPLLLVVDDLHWLDDETRRVLGYVARRIADDPIGLLAASRVAGDLPQRTIVDLDRASAEELLRHEGVGPALRTRVLADLGTNPMLLVEAVRQLDPAVRAGTVPPPEVLPLPATLAAGARQRVAALDAESRTALLVVATAARPDLGVVEAVLAEVGATSDALTRAEEAQIVARDRTAGTVAFAHPTLRAAVLEAAPDPDRRRAHAALARHAPDAVARAVHRALAADAPDEEVAIGLEGAAEELWRAGALTAAATELERAAALSGLPLPAAARRVRAAEARLDLGSTAHADRLLDEAEALIGRDDGPSEARAAVAARLARMRGRALIVAGRDAEAAEALTALAHEIEDDMPDEAARALLEALGALVRTIDTEGTLAAVADLAAVAERSAPDVQLRAAAIAAALDSLITGDAAPAVALARQVLAAEGVAAAGTLIGSVMAPMLSYRARGGEVLALLREVEAALREAAALVPLALVLSALQLHHHGRDQVAAVLAADEAIELAAELGTPRLATVAAHGLCVAAAAAGDRAALGRAQEVLRGSDLPSDVTVALVGEASLLMAEGAADEAVAVYERLADRVGVGRNLSRWEPEHVEALVRARRPADARRLLDALAAAGLEPLAPTRFARVRALVVGDDDEATVLFASSCQASEDQGDRLGWARTQLCWGEWARRRRRKAEARTHLEAAAEVLAQVGAGPWARRAVAELVAAGGAAPGEAGPGHEDLTPQELRIARLAAGGASNREIGGAVFLSERTVEAHLSAVYRKLQVRGRRGLAARAVDDPWLRPAAG from the coding sequence ATGCTGGTCGGGCGGAAGTACGACCTGGCCTCCGTCACCGCCCTCCTCGACGACGTGCGATCCGGCCAGGGGCGGGCGTTGGCCCTGGTGGGGCGGCCGGGCGTGGGCAAGTCGGTGCTGCTCGACGCCGCCGCCGCCCGGGCCGACGGCATCACCGTGGTGCGGGCCACCGCGGTCGAGGCCGAGACCGACCTCGCCTGGGCCGGGCTGGCCAGCCTGTTGGAGCCGCTGGTCGACGAGGGCGCCCTCGCCGGGCTGGCCGCCCCCCGCCGGGCGGCGCTGGAGCGGATCCTCCTGATCGAGGACGACGGCGGGCCGGTGGACCTCCGGGCCGTCGCGGTGGCGACCCTCGACGTCCTCACCGCCGCCGCCGGCGCGGCGCGGCCCCTGCTCCTGGTCGTCGACGACCTGCACTGGCTCGACGACGAGACCCGCCGGGTCCTGGGCTACGTCGCCCGTCGCATCGCCGACGACCCGATCGGCCTCCTGGCCGCCAGCCGCGTCGCCGGTGACCTGCCCCAGCGGACCATCGTCGACCTCGACCGGGCGTCGGCCGAGGAGCTGCTCCGCCACGAGGGGGTCGGGCCCGCCCTCCGCACCCGGGTCCTGGCCGACCTGGGGACGAACCCGATGCTGCTCGTCGAGGCCGTCCGCCAGCTCGACCCCGCGGTGCGGGCCGGCACCGTCCCACCCCCGGAGGTGCTGCCCCTCCCGGCGACGCTCGCCGCCGGGGCGCGACAGCGGGTGGCCGCCCTCGACGCCGAGAGCCGGACGGCGCTGCTGGTCGTGGCGACCGCGGCCCGGCCCGACCTCGGCGTGGTCGAGGCCGTCCTCGCCGAGGTGGGCGCCACGTCGGATGCGCTCACCCGGGCCGAGGAGGCCCAGATCGTCGCCCGGGACCGGACCGCAGGCACCGTCGCCTTCGCCCACCCGACCCTGCGCGCCGCCGTCCTCGAGGCGGCCCCCGATCCCGACCGGCGCCGGGCCCACGCCGCCCTCGCCCGGCACGCCCCCGACGCCGTCGCCCGCGCCGTCCACCGGGCCCTCGCCGCCGACGCACCCGACGAGGAGGTGGCGATCGGCCTGGAGGGCGCGGCCGAGGAGCTGTGGCGCGCGGGCGCGCTGACGGCGGCGGCGACCGAGCTCGAGCGCGCCGCCGCCCTGTCGGGGCTGCCCCTGCCCGCCGCGGCCCGTCGCGTCCGCGCCGCCGAGGCCCGCCTCGACCTCGGGTCCACGGCGCACGCCGACCGGCTGCTCGACGAGGCCGAGGCCCTGATCGGTCGGGACGACGGTCCGTCGGAGGCCCGCGCTGCGGTGGCGGCGCGGCTGGCCCGGATGCGGGGCCGGGCCCTGATCGTCGCCGGGCGCGACGCCGAGGCGGCGGAGGCGCTGACCGCGCTGGCCCACGAGATCGAGGACGACATGCCCGACGAGGCGGCCCGGGCGCTGCTCGAGGCCCTCGGCGCCCTGGTCCGGACGATCGACACAGAGGGCACCCTGGCCGCGGTGGCCGACCTGGCCGCCGTTGCCGAGCGCAGCGCCCCCGACGTGCAGCTGCGGGCGGCTGCCATCGCTGCCGCTCTGGACAGCCTCATCACCGGTGACGCCGCCCCGGCGGTCGCCCTCGCCCGCCAGGTGCTGGCGGCCGAGGGGGTGGCCGCGGCCGGGACGCTCATCGGGTCGGTGATGGCGCCCATGCTCAGCTACCGGGCCCGGGGCGGCGAGGTCCTGGCCCTGCTGCGCGAGGTCGAGGCGGCCCTGCGCGAGGCGGCGGCCCTGGTCCCGCTGGCCCTGGTGCTCAGCGCCCTCCAGCTCCACCACCACGGCCGGGACCAGGTCGCCGCTGTCCTGGCCGCCGACGAGGCCATCGAGCTGGCGGCCGAGCTGGGCACGCCCCGGCTGGCCACCGTCGCCGCCCACGGCCTGTGCGTCGCCGCCGCCGCCGCCGGTGATCGGGCGGCGCTCGGGCGGGCCCAGGAGGTGCTGCGGGGATCGGACCTGCCGTCGGACGTCACCGTCGCCCTCGTCGGCGAGGCGTCGCTCCTCATGGCCGAGGGGGCCGCCGACGAGGCGGTGGCGGTGTACGAGCGGCTCGCCGACCGGGTCGGGGTGGGCCGGAACCTCAGCCGCTGGGAGCCCGAGCACGTGGAGGCCCTCGTCCGGGCCCGCCGGCCGGCCGACGCTCGCCGCCTCCTCGACGCCCTCGCCGCCGCCGGCCTCGAGCCCCTGGCCCCGACCCGCTTCGCTCGCGTCCGGGCGCTCGTCGTGGGGGACGACGACGAGGCCACCGTGCTGTTCGCATCGTCGTGCCAGGCGTCGGAGGACCAGGGCGACCGCCTGGGCTGGGCCCGCACCCAGCTGTGCTGGGGGGAGTGGGCCCGCCGGCGCCGCCGGAAGGCCGAGGCCCGCACGCACCTCGAGGCGGCGGCCGAGGTGCTGGCCCAGGTCGGCGCCGGGCCGTGGGCCCGTCGGGCGGTGGCCGAGCTCGTCGCCGCCGGCGGGGCCGCCCCGGGTGAGGCCGGGCCGGGCCACGAGGACCTGACCCCCCAGGAGCTCCGGATCGCCCGGCTGGCGGCGGGTGGTGCGTCCAACCGGGAGATCGGCGGGGCGGTCTTCCTGAGCGAGCGCACCGTCGAGGCCCACCTGTCGGCGGTCTACCGCAAGCTGCAGGTGCGGGGCCGCCGGGGCCTGGCCGCCCGTGCCGTCGACGACCCGTGGCTGCGCCCGGCGGCGGGCTGA
- a CDS encoding alkaline phosphatase: MEPIGRRSLLVGAAATVAAVRLRSLLAPLPAGAAPLPVDPFTLGVATGDPTSSGFIAWTRLAPDPTNGGGMPPDDVPVEWVVARDAAMSDVAASGTVAAVAELAHTVHVDVTGLAPDREWFVQFHVEGWSSPVGRGRTLPASGTGALRFGFVSCQKYASGYYTALRGLSEEGVDLWFHLGDYIYENAASGPVRPEATIEAVTLDDYRNRYAIYKSDPDLQAAHHAAPVIVVWDDHEVDNNYADEVGQGGQTTAQIRARRQAGYRAWFEHLPVRLPVPTGPDLQIYRGFDWGDLARFHMLDGRQYRDPAPCQVEAEANPLGLADCPARTGEDRTMLGADQRRWLADSLASSPAVWDVVGQQTVFVPLPIAGGYNTDQWDGYPQDRQRVWELLRQRLNPVILTGDIHVGGVARLHHELEDVATERIGTELVGTSVSSAASIPDELADVADEIVGSIPYIEYANVRQRGYTVVDLTADSMRYEYKVVADATVPDSAITTAHTGQVPARVAPAGPPPPDGPPTAGPAVPVTAPATFTG; this comes from the coding sequence GTGGAGCCCATCGGTCGTCGATCCCTTCTCGTCGGTGCCGCCGCGACGGTGGCCGCGGTGCGGCTGCGCTCGCTGCTCGCCCCCCTGCCCGCCGGGGCGGCACCGCTGCCGGTCGACCCGTTCACCCTCGGCGTGGCGACCGGCGACCCGACCTCGTCGGGGTTCATCGCCTGGACCCGGCTGGCCCCCGACCCCACCAACGGCGGGGGCATGCCGCCCGATGACGTGCCGGTCGAGTGGGTCGTCGCCCGCGATGCCGCCATGAGCGACGTCGCGGCGTCCGGCACCGTCGCCGCCGTGGCCGAGCTGGCCCACACCGTCCACGTCGACGTCACCGGCCTGGCCCCCGACCGGGAGTGGTTCGTGCAGTTCCACGTCGAGGGGTGGAGCAGCCCCGTCGGCCGGGGCCGCACCCTGCCGGCGTCGGGGACGGGCGCCCTCCGCTTCGGCTTCGTGTCGTGCCAGAAGTACGCGTCGGGCTACTACACCGCCCTGCGGGGGCTGTCGGAGGAGGGCGTCGACCTCTGGTTCCACCTCGGCGACTACATCTACGAGAACGCCGCCTCCGGGCCCGTCCGCCCCGAGGCGACGATCGAGGCCGTCACGCTGGACGACTACCGGAACCGCTACGCGATCTACAAGAGCGACCCGGACCTCCAGGCCGCCCACCACGCCGCCCCGGTCATCGTCGTGTGGGACGACCACGAGGTCGACAACAACTACGCCGACGAGGTCGGCCAGGGCGGCCAGACGACGGCGCAGATCCGGGCCCGGCGCCAGGCCGGGTACCGGGCCTGGTTCGAGCACCTGCCCGTGCGCCTGCCCGTCCCGACCGGCCCCGACCTCCAGATCTACCGCGGGTTCGACTGGGGTGACCTGGCCCGCTTCCACATGCTCGACGGCCGCCAGTACCGGGACCCGGCCCCGTGCCAGGTCGAGGCCGAGGCCAACCCGCTGGGCCTGGCCGACTGCCCGGCCCGCACCGGCGAGGACCGGACGATGCTCGGGGCGGACCAGCGCCGGTGGCTGGCCGACAGCCTGGCGTCGTCGCCGGCGGTGTGGGACGTGGTCGGCCAGCAGACGGTCTTCGTGCCCCTGCCGATCGCCGGTGGCTACAACACCGACCAGTGGGACGGCTACCCCCAGGACCGCCAGCGGGTGTGGGAGCTCCTGCGCCAGCGGCTGAACCCGGTGATCCTCACCGGTGACATCCACGTGGGCGGCGTGGCCCGCCTGCACCACGAGCTCGAGGACGTGGCGACCGAGCGGATCGGCACCGAGCTGGTCGGCACCTCGGTGTCCTCGGCGGCGTCGATCCCCGACGAGCTGGCCGACGTGGCCGACGAGATCGTCGGGTCGATCCCCTACATCGAGTACGCCAACGTCCGCCAGCGGGGCTACACCGTCGTCGACCTCACCGCCGACTCGATGCGCTACGAGTACAAGGTCGTCGCCGACGCGACGGTGCCCGACTCGGCTATCACCACCGCCCACACCGGCCAGGTGCCGGCCCGGGTCGCGCCCGCCGGCCCGCCGCCGCCCGACGGGCCACCCACCGCCGGGCCCGCCGTCCCGGTCACCGCCCCGGCCACCTTCACCGGCTGA